The following proteins are co-located in the Chryseobacterium daecheongense genome:
- a CDS encoding WG repeat-containing protein: protein MMKVKNVMGLLSLFISIFVFSQAKSVKKYPVKKVSKAVVKKASEPKINPDLVVINDEIPVLIPQKKDGKFGYVNQKGKFIIQPEYHIAVFFAEDCNLLYSPNEKVRKFGTKEYATVEKDLISYRIDQTGKRVYQYKNSDLGQCKMEFKQQQYQAYILNGFYGIIEPSKFMNAADYREYQIYPQYEYLHIMEGDDVSDPMIVASHNDRFGVIDVHNKIVIPFEYSNIKRNFSWKLGKMFEVTKDGTNYYYIDSKNKAY from the coding sequence ATGATGAAAGTGAAAAATGTAATGGGTTTGCTATCCCTTTTTATTTCGATTTTTGTTTTTTCACAGGCTAAATCTGTGAAGAAATATCCGGTTAAAAAAGTTTCCAAAGCGGTTGTTAAAAAAGCATCCGAACCAAAAATCAATCCCGATCTGGTTGTTATTAATGACGAGATTCCTGTTCTGATTCCACAAAAGAAGGATGGCAAATTCGGTTATGTGAACCAAAAAGGAAAATTCATTATTCAGCCTGAATACCATATTGCTGTTTTTTTTGCTGAAGACTGTAATTTACTGTACTCCCCTAATGAAAAGGTCAGAAAATTCGGAACAAAAGAATATGCTACAGTTGAAAAAGATCTGATTTCTTATAGAATAGATCAAACCGGAAAAAGAGTATATCAGTATAAAAATTCCGATCTGGGACAATGTAAGATGGAATTTAAACAGCAACAATATCAAGCCTATATTTTAAATGGCTTTTACGGAATTATTGAACCTTCAAAATTTATGAATGCTGCTGATTACAGAGAATATCAGATCTATCCTCAATATGAATATCTGCATATCATGGAAGGAGATGATGTTTCTGATCCTATGATCGTCGCTTCTCATAATGACCGCTTTGGAGTAATTGATGTTCATAATAAAATTGTGATCCCTTTCGAGTATTCCAATATTAAAAGAAATTTCAGTTGGAAATTGGGAAAGATGTTTGAAGTAACAAAAGACGGAACAAACTATTATTATATAGATTCGAAGAATAAAGCGTACTAA